A single window of Zea mays cultivar B73 chromosome 10, Zm-B73-REFERENCE-NAM-5.0, whole genome shotgun sequence DNA harbors:
- the LOC100281762 gene encoding F-box/kelch-repeat protein At5g60570 has product MEKIQDCNSKSLVALPGSLVLHLFRLLGHQDQSSWQKYILAYFLLVRKGCYFSGESKKHSDVFCDISELDFFPYATDSDSEELELKEQKPVPKALSGGDSSGNRSNDCYFPGLHDDLSQDCLAWASRSDHPSISCLNKRFNLLMNSGYLYKLRRKYGIVEHWVYLACSLMPWEAFDPSQRRWMRLPRMPCDECFSCADKESLAVGTQLLVFGREYTGLAIWVYNLLTRSWSPCAPMNLPRCLLASGSSGEIAIVAGGCDKNGQVLRSVELYNSETGHWETVPGMNLPRRLASGFFMDGKFYVIGGVSSQRDSLTCGEEYSLETRTWRRILDMYPGGTSASQSPPLVAVVNSQLYAADQSTNVVKKYDKANNAWDVVKPLPVRADSSNGWGLAFKACGDRLLVIGGHRGPRGEVILLHSWCPEGGEDWEVLSVKERAGVFVYNCAIMGC; this is encoded by the coding sequence ATGGAAAAGATACAAGATTGCAACTCGAAAAGCCTGGTTGCCCTTCCAGGCTCTTTGGTTCTGCACCTCTTTAGGCTGCTTGGCCATCAGGATCAGAGTTCATGGCAGAAGTACATACTAGCTTACTTTCTGTTGGTCAGAAAGGGCTGCTACTTCTCAGGGGAGTCGAAGAAACACTCAGATGTGTTCTGTGATATCTCAGAATTAGATTTCTTTCCATATGCTACAGATTCGGATAGCGAAGAACTTGAACTGAAGGAGCAGAAACCTGTTCCGAAGGCTCTGTCGGGAGGCGATTCAAGTGGCAACAGATCAAACGATTGCTACTTCCCAGGCCTTCATGATGACCTGTCACAAGACTGCCTTGCCTGGGCAAGCAGATCGGACCACCCTTCCATTTCTTGTCTGAACAAGAGATTCAATCTGCTAATGAACAGCGGGTATCTGTACAAGCTGCGAAGGAAATACGGCATCGTTGAGCACTGGGTGTACCTCGCTTGTAGCCTGATGCCCTGGGAAGCATTTGATCCATCGCAGAGACGGTGGATGAGGCTCCCGAGGATGCCATGCGACGAGTGCTTCTCCTGTGCAGACAAGGAGTCACTCGCCGTCGGAACACAGCTTCTTGTCTTCGGCCGTGAATACACCGGCCTCGCTATTTGGGTGTACAACTTACTGACTCGCAGTTGGTCCCCGTGCGCTCCGATGAATCTGCCCCGCTGCCTTCTTGCCTCGGGAAGCTCAGGCGAGATCGCCATTGTCGCTGGTGGGTGTGATAAGAACGGACAAGTGCTGAGATCTGTTGAGCTGTACAACTCAGAGACTGGCCACTGGGAGACTGTCCCAGGCATGAACCTGCCCAGGCGGCTCGCTTCAGGTTTCTTCATGGACGGCAAGTTTTACGTCATTGGGGGCGTATCGAGCCAGAGGGACTCGTTGACCTGTGGAGAGGAATACAGCCTTGAGACAAGAACCTGGAGAAGAATACTTGACATGTACCCTGGTGGAACCAGCGCATCCCAATCGCCTCCCCTTGTTGCCGTTGTGAATAGCCAGCTCTACGCCGCCGACCAGTCGACGAACGTGGTCAAGAAGTATGACAAGGCAAATAACGCCTGGGACGTAGTGAAGCCACTGCCCGTCAGAGCTGACTCGTCCAATGGCTGGGGCCTAGCTTTCAAGGCCTGTGGCGATAGGTTGCTGGTGATCGGAGGCCATAGAGGACCTCGTGGCGAGGTAATACTGTTGCATTCCTGGTGCCCCGAAGGCGGGGAAGACTGGGAGGTTCTGTCGGTGAAGGAACGCGCAGGCGTCTTCGTTTACAACTGTGCAATAATGGGGTGCTGA
- the LOC100280471 gene encoding serine/threonine-protein kinase receptor isoform X1: protein MSVAFLDWIVGAAEVSFSSRAVWLHRRHVPTSDTALEVGNCSLIFGTPTTIWIGRDLSLSEGRRCAARCRTIQTVKFSSFVSFTASASASASAGPSKLLFLSAGASATAIALVKMACCFLFGKKAKQTTEGDEDLHSVKVFSYSELRKATQDFSGANKIGEGGFGSVFRGVLKDGTVVAVKVLSATSRQGIREFLTELTAISDIKHENLVTLIGCCAEGSRRILVYNYLENNSLAQTLLGSRHSNIRFNWHARARIAVGVARGLAFLHEEIRPPIIHRDIKASNILLDKDLTPKISDFGLARLLPPNATHVSTRVAGTLGYLAPEYAIRGQVTKKSDIYSYGVLLLEIVSGRCNTNTRLPSEDQFLLERTWALYEQGRLEDIVDMDIGGDRDVEEACRFLKIGLLCTQDAMARRPNMTNVVRMLSGERRISVEKITRPAMISDFAELKVSSKERRPGEARSPTTAPTTKSFTTTEPFSSSETPTQSSM, encoded by the exons ATGTCTGTAGCTTTCCTAGATTGGATTGTCGGTGCTGCTGaggtttctttttcttctcgggcGGTTTGGCTTCACCGGCGCCATGTTCCGACTTCCGACACTGCGCTAGAGGTTGGAAACTGCTCGCTCATTTTTGGCACTCCTACCACAATATGGATCGGGAGGGACCTGAGTCTAAGCGAAGGGCGTCGGTGCGCGGCGCGGTGCCGTACAATACAAACCGTGAAGTTTTCGTCTTTCGTTTCGTTCACTGCGTCTGCGTCTGCGTCTGCGTCTGCCGGCCCGTCG AAACTGCTTTTCCTCTCTGCGGGCGCATCTGCGACTGCGATTGCGTTGGTAAAGATGGCCTGCTGCTTTCTGTTTGGAAAGAAAGCGAAACAAACCACTGAAGGCGATGAAG ATCTACATAGCGTCAAGGTATTCTCTTACAGCGAGTTGAGAAAGGCTACGCAGGATTTCAGCGGCGCGAATAAGATTGGCGAGGGCGGTTTCGGTTCTGTCTTCAGG GGAGTGCTTAAAGATGGGACAGTGGTGGCGGTGAAAGTTTTATCTGCTACTTCAAGGCAAGGCATCCGCGAGTTTTTGACTGAGCTTACGGCGATATCCGACATCAAGCATGAGAATCTGGTCACTCTGATCGGTTGCTGCGCCGAAGGATCTCGCAGGATCCTTGTCTACAACTACCTCGAGAACAACAGCCTTGCGCAGACATTGCTAG GATCCAGGCACAGCAACATCCGGTTCAACTGGCACGCCCGCGCCAGAATCGCTGTCGGCGTTGCCCGTGGGCTCGCGTTTCTCCACGAGGAGATCCGTCCCCCCATCATCCACAGGGACATAAAGGCGAGCAACATTCTTCTCGACAAGGACCTCACCCCCAAGATCTCCGACTTCGGGCTGGCAAGGCTCCTGCCGCCCAACGCGACCCATGTCAGCACCCGAGTGGCAGGAACATT AGGgtacttggctcctgaatacgcgATCCGAGGCCAAGTGACGAAGAAGTCCGATATCTATAGCTATGGGGTTCTTCTTTTAGAGATTGTAAGTGGGAGATGCAACACCAACACGAGATTACCTAGCGAGGACCAGTTCCTCCTTGAGAGG ACATGGGCACTCTACGAGCAAGGACGTCTAGAGGACATCGTGGACATGGACATCGGCGGCGACCGGGACGTCGAGGAGGCGTGCCGGTTCCTGAAGATCGGCCTGCTGTGCACGCAAGACGCGATGGCGCGCCGTCCCAACATGACCAACGTCGTCCGGATGCTctcgggggagaggaggatcagCGTAGAGAAGATCACTAGGCCCGCCATGATCTCCGATTTCGCGGAGCTCAAGGTCAGCAGCAAGGAGCGAAGGCCGGGCGAGGCACGCTCGCCCACGACGGCTCCCACCACGAAATCGTTCACCACCACGGAGCCgttctcgtcgtcggagacgcccACGCAGTCGTCCATGTGA
- the LOC100280471 gene encoding serine/threonine-protein kinase receptor isoform X3 encodes MACCFLFGKKAKQTTEGDEDLHSVKVFSYSELRKATQDFSGANKIGEGGFGSVFRGVLKDGTVVAVKVLSATSRQGIREFLTELTAISDIKHENLVTLIGCCAEGSRRILVYNYLENNSLAQTLLGSRHSNIRFNWHARARIAVGVARGLAFLHEEIRPPIIHRDIKASNILLDKDLTPKISDFGLARLLPPNATHVSTRVAGTLGYLAPEYAIRGQVTKKSDIYSYGVLLLEIVSGRCNTNTRLPSEDQFLLERTWALYEQGRLEDIVDMDIGGDRDVEEACRFLKIGLLCTQDAMARRPNMTNVVRMLSGERRISVEKITRPAMISDFAELKVSSKERRPGEARSPTTAPTTKSFTTTEPFSSSETPTQSSM; translated from the exons ATGGCCTGCTGCTTTCTGTTTGGAAAGAAAGCGAAACAAACCACTGAAGGCGATGAAG ATCTACATAGCGTCAAGGTATTCTCTTACAGCGAGTTGAGAAAGGCTACGCAGGATTTCAGCGGCGCGAATAAGATTGGCGAGGGCGGTTTCGGTTCTGTCTTCAGG GGAGTGCTTAAAGATGGGACAGTGGTGGCGGTGAAAGTTTTATCTGCTACTTCAAGGCAAGGCATCCGCGAGTTTTTGACTGAGCTTACGGCGATATCCGACATCAAGCATGAGAATCTGGTCACTCTGATCGGTTGCTGCGCCGAAGGATCTCGCAGGATCCTTGTCTACAACTACCTCGAGAACAACAGCCTTGCGCAGACATTGCTAG GATCCAGGCACAGCAACATCCGGTTCAACTGGCACGCCCGCGCCAGAATCGCTGTCGGCGTTGCCCGTGGGCTCGCGTTTCTCCACGAGGAGATCCGTCCCCCCATCATCCACAGGGACATAAAGGCGAGCAACATTCTTCTCGACAAGGACCTCACCCCCAAGATCTCCGACTTCGGGCTGGCAAGGCTCCTGCCGCCCAACGCGACCCATGTCAGCACCCGAGTGGCAGGAACATT AGGgtacttggctcctgaatacgcgATCCGAGGCCAAGTGACGAAGAAGTCCGATATCTATAGCTATGGGGTTCTTCTTTTAGAGATTGTAAGTGGGAGATGCAACACCAACACGAGATTACCTAGCGAGGACCAGTTCCTCCTTGAGAGG ACATGGGCACTCTACGAGCAAGGACGTCTAGAGGACATCGTGGACATGGACATCGGCGGCGACCGGGACGTCGAGGAGGCGTGCCGGTTCCTGAAGATCGGCCTGCTGTGCACGCAAGACGCGATGGCGCGCCGTCCCAACATGACCAACGTCGTCCGGATGCTctcgggggagaggaggatcagCGTAGAGAAGATCACTAGGCCCGCCATGATCTCCGATTTCGCGGAGCTCAAGGTCAGCAGCAAGGAGCGAAGGCCGGGCGAGGCACGCTCGCCCACGACGGCTCCCACCACGAAATCGTTCACCACCACGGAGCCgttctcgtcgtcggagacgcccACGCAGTCGTCCATGTGA
- the LOC100280471 gene encoding serine/threonine-protein kinase receptor isoform X2 — protein MACCFLFGKKAKQTTEGDEDLHSVKVFSYSELRKATQDFSGANKIGEGGFGSVFRGVLKDGTVVAVKVLSATSRQGIREFLTELTAISDIKHENLVTLIGCCAEGSRRILVYNYLENNSLAQTLLGVLCYAMHAIAGSRHSNIRFNWHARARIAVGVARGLAFLHEEIRPPIIHRDIKASNILLDKDLTPKISDFGLARLLPPNATHVSTRVAGTLGYLAPEYAIRGQVTKKSDIYSYGVLLLEIVSGRCNTNTRLPSEDQFLLERTWALYEQGRLEDIVDMDIGGDRDVEEACRFLKIGLLCTQDAMARRPNMTNVVRMLSGERRISVEKITRPAMISDFAELKVSSKERRPGEARSPTTAPTTKSFTTTEPFSSSETPTQSSM, from the exons ATGGCCTGCTGCTTTCTGTTTGGAAAGAAAGCGAAACAAACCACTGAAGGCGATGAAG ATCTACATAGCGTCAAGGTATTCTCTTACAGCGAGTTGAGAAAGGCTACGCAGGATTTCAGCGGCGCGAATAAGATTGGCGAGGGCGGTTTCGGTTCTGTCTTCAGG GGAGTGCTTAAAGATGGGACAGTGGTGGCGGTGAAAGTTTTATCTGCTACTTCAAGGCAAGGCATCCGCGAGTTTTTGACTGAGCTTACGGCGATATCCGACATCAAGCATGAGAATCTGGTCACTCTGATCGGTTGCTGCGCCGAAGGATCTCGCAGGATCCTTGTCTACAACTACCTCGAGAACAACAGCCTTGCGCAGACATTGCTAG GTGTTCTATGCTATGCTATGCATGCCATCGCAGGATCCAGGCACAGCAACATCCGGTTCAACTGGCACGCCCGCGCCAGAATCGCTGTCGGCGTTGCCCGTGGGCTCGCGTTTCTCCACGAGGAGATCCGTCCCCCCATCATCCACAGGGACATAAAGGCGAGCAACATTCTTCTCGACAAGGACCTCACCCCCAAGATCTCCGACTTCGGGCTGGCAAGGCTCCTGCCGCCCAACGCGACCCATGTCAGCACCCGAGTGGCAGGAACATT AGGgtacttggctcctgaatacgcgATCCGAGGCCAAGTGACGAAGAAGTCCGATATCTATAGCTATGGGGTTCTTCTTTTAGAGATTGTAAGTGGGAGATGCAACACCAACACGAGATTACCTAGCGAGGACCAGTTCCTCCTTGAGAGG ACATGGGCACTCTACGAGCAAGGACGTCTAGAGGACATCGTGGACATGGACATCGGCGGCGACCGGGACGTCGAGGAGGCGTGCCGGTTCCTGAAGATCGGCCTGCTGTGCACGCAAGACGCGATGGCGCGCCGTCCCAACATGACCAACGTCGTCCGGATGCTctcgggggagaggaggatcagCGTAGAGAAGATCACTAGGCCCGCCATGATCTCCGATTTCGCGGAGCTCAAGGTCAGCAGCAAGGAGCGAAGGCCGGGCGAGGCACGCTCGCCCACGACGGCTCCCACCACGAAATCGTTCACCACCACGGAGCCgttctcgtcgtcggagacgcccACGCAGTCGTCCATGTGA